The Streptomyces liliiviolaceus sequence CACACACCGTTGGTCGTGGAGTATGTCAGTGCTCCGGGCCCGGCGGACCCGTCCCGTACGGCAGGTCGTCGACCGGCAGGTGTCCCTCGATCAGTGCGAGACCCAGCGGAGTCAGGGTGTGCCGTGCGGTGTCGGCGCTCCGGTGGGTGGCGATCAGACCGGTGCTCCGCAGGACGGCGGTGTGTTCGCCCGCCGACACGGGTGACATGCCGAGCCGCCGCGCGATGTCTTCCTCCGTCGTTCCACCGGACAGGGCGATCTCCTCCAGCACGGACGCCCGGTCCTGTCCCAGCAGCCGGGCCAGCGCCGAGCGGCCCGGCCGTTCGGGTCCGGTGAGCAGGTGCAGGCCGCGGTTGGCCGGATAGACGAGGACCGGTGTCAGCTCCTCGTCGAGCAGGGTGATGGGCCTTCGCCAGCAGAAGTACGAGGGAACCAACCGCAGTCCCCTGCCCCGGAGACGCAACTGCTGGTCGAGGGGGTAGTCCACCGTCAGCACCGGGGCCTCCCAGCGGGCCGACGGTCCGAGGCCGCCGAGCAGCCCCTCGGCTCCGCCGTCCAGGAAGTCGCGGGCGCGCAGGGTCCGTTCGGCCTCGGTCACCGCGCGGATGCGGTTCCAGCGACGGGCGAGCACACGGTCGTGGTAGCGGTTGAGGGCGCTGCCGAGCTTGCCCATCGTCTCGGCGTCGCCCTCCGCCATCAGCCGCGTCCAGGAGGGTGTCCGGCGCCGGACGGCGAACTGCGCGAGGTCGGCACGCAGCTGCCTGCGGCCGGTGCTGAGCACGGCGTCCACGGCGGAGCGCACGTCGGGGGCACCGGAGGGGGTGAGGAAGTCGGGCGAGTAGCCGCGGGGCGGCGCCAGCGCGAGCAGCATGCGCGTCGAGGAGTCGACGCGGGTCAGCGTCTCGGACCTCCAGGGGCCGAAGACCACGTGATCGGCCGGGCCGCCCAGAGCATGCAGGCTCAGCAGGATCTCCCAGGCCGGATCCGGCTCCTGGGCGATGCGGATCCGGCTCAGATCCGCCGTGGAGAAATGTATGTGGAGCACGGATGATCCCCCCGAGTCACAGACCTCCTGCCGCAGGAGCAGGATCTCACGGCTCCTGCGCCGGCCCGGGGTTCCGGTCGTGCACGGTCCGATCACGAACTCAATGAACGCAAATGATCAAGCCATGGGTTTTCGCCGCGCCCCTCCTTAGCATCGGCCCCGTCGCGCAACGGTGCGCCGACCAGGAGAGGGAGAGCACGTCATGGACAGGACGAGGCCGAGTACGTCGGAGATCCAGGGCGGGTCCGGTTTCCTCCGGCGCCGCCGGGCGGCGGTGGCCGCCGGCATCGCGGGAATCCTCCTCGGCACGCTCTCCGGGCCTGCCTCCGCGACGACGACCACGGACGCGAGCGCACCGGCGGTCGTGGAGTGCCCGGCGAACCTCGCGGGGAAGGCCACCTGCTACACCGGCCGGGACGCCGACGGCGCCTACTACGCGATGGCCGTCCCGAAGAACTGGAACAGGTCCCTCGTCGTGCACGCGCACGGCGGCCCCGACCTCGGCGCGGAGTCCGACCCGGAGCGCAGCACGGGTGACCTGGAGCGCTGGTCGGTGATGGTGGACGAGGGCTACGCGTGGGCGGGCTCCTCGTACCGTCGCGGTGGGTACGGAACCCGGATGGCGGCAGCCGACACGGAGAAGGTGCGCCGGCTGTTCGTCGAGGAGTTCGGCACACCGAAGCGGACGTACGTGCACGGTCAGTCGTGGGGCGGCGACGTCGCCGCGAAGGTCGTGGAGACGTACGGCGCGGGCAAGCGCGGCCCCTACGACGGGGCGCTGCTGACCAACGGTGTCCTCGGCGGTGGGTCGCGCGGCTACGACTACCGCGTGGATCTGCGCGTGGTCTACCAGTACTACTGCCAGAACCATCCTCGTCCCACCGAGGTCCAGTACCCGCTGTGGGAGGGGCTGCGGGAGGGCTCGACGATGACGTCCGCCGGGCTCGGCGCCCGGTTGCAGGAGTGCACGGGCT is a genomic window containing:
- a CDS encoding MarR family winged helix-turn-helix transcriptional regulator, translated to MLHIHFSTADLSRIRIAQEPDPAWEILLSLHALGGPADHVVFGPWRSETLTRVDSSTRMLLALAPPRGYSPDFLTPSGAPDVRSAVDAVLSTGRRQLRADLAQFAVRRRTPSWTRLMAEGDAETMGKLGSALNRYHDRVLARRWNRIRAVTEAERTLRARDFLDGGAEGLLGGLGPSARWEAPVLTVDYPLDQQLRLRGRGLRLVPSYFCWRRPITLLDEELTPVLVYPANRGLHLLTGPERPGRSALARLLGQDRASVLEEIALSGGTTEEDIARRLGMSPVSAGEHTAVLRSTGLIATHRSADTARHTLTPLGLALIEGHLPVDDLPYGTGPPGPEH